The genomic stretch CCGTGTGGTGGACTTATAAATTTTGAACATTTCAAGTTTAAGCCTTCTAGACATCAAGTTTGGTCTTTATTCGGATTATAGCATCTGTTGTTTTGATCTGGTATTCTCAGCTTTGATGAATTGGTTACTTACTACAAtgttgcattttttttttttttggtttttttagaaCTACATTGTTCACTAGATTAATGTCATGATGTATCTTTTAGGAATGTTATTGGGACATTTTTATAACAATGATACTTTGGATTTGATTCAGGTTATGTAAACATGAGTGTCTGCTTTCCCGTTAGTCAATCTTCCATAAATGCCGTTATCGTGAAAGGTCGTACTAGGCTGCTGATGAGCAGTAACATCTGCAGTCTTCAGACCAGAGGAACTTCCTGTTCATTTTCTTCCAGTTTTTACCCCGGCAAGTCAGAGACAAATTATGTTACTCTTTCTATTTGCAGAAAACCGTCTTGTTCAATGATTATGGGCCAAACTATCAAAGGAGGTTACCTTGGATCATGCTGCTCCAAGCAAAGGGGAAACACTCAAGTCTTTAGCTCTGTAGTATCTGGTAAGAGACATAGCGATATTTCATTGTCATGTCAAAGTTTGAGTATGAGGCTGTCGGTTCCTAAACAAAAAATGCTTTCCAAACTTAAGTGCAACGTCGGACGAATAACTTGGCCACGTGGTTGTGCTTCAGTTGGCTTTATTTTCGGATTGTTTGTTTGTAATTTAAGTTCTGAGCCTGCACATGCTGAGACAGATCATGGAAGTGAGAATAGGAACGATGACTGCGAAGAGTCAAATGTTAAACTAGCACACGGGAAGAAAGTTCACACCGACTATTCTGTAATTGGTGAGCTGCACATTCTGCTCATAGTCTTTTGATACATATACACTTTTTTGATTCTACGTCCAGTTTGTAAATATCGCGTCCAACGTTGTTTATACTGCGATTTTACGAAACTAGAAATTCAAGCTTCTGACTCACCACACGGCTATGTTCATAACACCACAAGAACAAACACGCTCTGCATTTATAGTCTATGTACATGTTTACTTATGCATTAACGTTTAGAAATTGACGTAAAAAAGAACCTAGGCATTTATATGTATTTTCTGCTTgcattgtttttaaaatttaccGTACTGAGCAGGAATACCTGGAGATGGAAGATGCATGTTTCGGTCAGTTGCTCATGGGGCTTGTTTGAGATCAGGAAAACCCCCACCTAATGAACGCCTTCAGAAAGAGCTAGCCGATGATTTACGGGCCAAGGTATGTTTTAAACATCTTTATTTATCACTCGTTCAAGTGTAGAAACCCTCTTCCGGAGTAGACATgaacaaaactaaataaaaaagctcaatgaagaattgaaggcacAATATTATCTACAATTCGATGTTTATATTCACTGTTGATTGCTTTCTTACCCATTACTTATTATTCTTTCAATAAAACATGTAAATCAAACTATTTGTAGTCATTTTCTGCCTAGGTCCATGTTCTTGATTTTTCTATGTACTTTTTGTCAGGTTGCTGATGAGTTTATTAAAAGAAAGGCAGAAACAGAATGGTGAGTTCCCCACTCATAAGTCATAACACATAATAATAGGTGAAATATTGTTTGATAATGACCATAGTTTTTTCATGATATCTTCAGGTTTATTGAAGGTGATTTTGATTCATATATTTCACAAATAAGGAAGCCTCATGTGTGGGGAGGTGAACCTGAATTATTCATTGCTTCACATGTTTTGCAGTAAGTACTTCTCTTCTTCTCGGGCAAGTAGATTTACCTTGCTTTATGTGGTTCAGTTCAGCTCAGTGCGTGTTGGTTCAGTTTTGCGGTTTGGCTTGGTttcttgacaaaaaaaaaaaaaagaaaaagaaaccaaGCCAAACCACAAAACTGAACCAACCCGCGATGAGCTGAACTGAACCACATAATCATATTGAACCCAAACTGCACTACACTCATTTTCAACAGTTTGGTTTTTCCTGAACTGAACCATGAACCGTCCTAGTTATTATGTAGACATTTGGATTTTGATCCAAGGATGGCTATTGTGCAGGATGCCAATCACTGTATATATGTATGATAAGGATGCTGGCGGGTTGATATCAATAGCTGAGTATGGCCAAGAATATGGCAAGGAAAATCCAATTAGAGTTCTCTACCATGGGTTTGGTCATTATGATGCATTAGATATTCCAAGAAGAAAGGGTCCTAAGTCAAGACTCTAGAATTTCACATTTCAAATGTTGAAGAGATTAGAATTTAGAAGGATTTAGTGATTTTATTTTACCACTCCTTCGGTCCTAAAATAAGTGGCATATATGATAAAATTATttgtttcaaaataaatattttttttagttttcaacGCAATTCTAATTTTTATCTTTCAATTGTATTATCTGATTAACACTCTCAATTTATTATTCATTCTCTTTTCATTTATGCTAATTCAAATAAACCAATAGTATTAGTTTGGTAATAATActattctctctttcatttattatatatatatttttttagcaaatttatcattttttttaatctgtATAGAATCATCTATTTTGCAATTTATTTTGTGACGGAGGGAGTAACATTTATAATCATCACGTATCAGTCTAGTTGCGCAAAATGCAACCTTATGGTCAA from Vicia villosa cultivar HV-30 ecotype Madison, WI linkage group LG4, Vvil1.0, whole genome shotgun sequence encodes the following:
- the LOC131600036 gene encoding OVARIAN TUMOR DOMAIN-containing deubiquitinating enzyme 4-like isoform X2 — its product is MSVCFPVSQSSINAVIVKGRTRLLMSSNICSLQTRGTSCSFSSSFYPGKSETNYVTLSICRKPSCSMIMGQTIKGGYLGSCCSKQRGNTQVFSSVVSDHGSENRNDDCEESNVKLAHGKKVHTDYSVIGIPGDGRCMFRSVAHGACLRSGKPPPNERLQKELADDLRAKVADEFIKRKAETEWFIEGDFDSYISQIRKPHVWGGEPELFIASHVLQMPITVYMYDKDAGGLISIAEYGQEYGKENPIRVLYHGFGHYDALDIPRRKGPKSRL
- the LOC131600036 gene encoding OVARIAN TUMOR DOMAIN-containing deubiquitinating enzyme 4-like isoform X1, producing MSVCFPVSQSSINAVIVKGRTRLLMSSNICSLQTRGTSCSFSSSFYPGKSETNYVTLSICRKPSCSMIMGQTIKGGYLGSCCSKQRGNTQVFSSVVSGKRHSDISLSCQSLSMRLSVPKQKMLSKLKCNVGRITWPRGCASVGFIFGLFVCNLSSEPAHAETDHGSENRNDDCEESNVKLAHGKKVHTDYSVIGIPGDGRCMFRSVAHGACLRSGKPPPNERLQKELADDLRAKVADEFIKRKAETEWFIEGDFDSYISQIRKPHVWGGEPELFIASHVLQMPITVYMYDKDAGGLISIAEYGQEYGKENPIRVLYHGFGHYDALDIPRRKGPKSRL
- the LOC131600036 gene encoding OVARIAN TUMOR DOMAIN-containing deubiquitinating enzyme 4-like isoform X3 yields the protein MIMGQTIKGGYLGSCCSKQRGNTQVFSSVVSGKRHSDISLSCQSLSMRLSVPKQKMLSKLKCNVGRITWPRGCASVGFIFGLFVCNLSSEPAHAETDHGSENRNDDCEESNVKLAHGKKVHTDYSVIGIPGDGRCMFRSVAHGACLRSGKPPPNERLQKELADDLRAKVADEFIKRKAETEWFIEGDFDSYISQIRKPHVWGGEPELFIASHVLQMPITVYMYDKDAGGLISIAEYGQEYGKENPIRVLYHGFGHYDALDIPRRKGPKSRL